From Vagococcus jeotgali, one genomic window encodes:
- the manA gene encoding mannose-6-phosphate isomerase, class I: MTEPLFLKPVFQEKIWGGKKLATEFDYELTSDHVGECWAISAHPHGVCTIENGPFKGEKLDTLWKEHPELFGNPKEVVFPLLTKILDASDDLSVQVHPDDEYGLKHESELGKTECWYIIDAEPGAEIIYGHHAKSKQELEEMINSGQWDDLLRRVKVKRGDFFFVPSGTIHAIGKGIMILETQQSSDTTYRVYDYDRLDDEGNPRDLHICESLDVTTIPHIDPVLSIEETQNKQSKSSTTTYIKSDYFNVYEWDVDGELSLVKEAPYTLISVLDGFGYVSWNNGHQKVDIKKGQHFIMPTGIDTWTFEGDLRIIASEPGTKNR, from the coding sequence ATGACAGAACCATTATTTTTAAAACCAGTTTTTCAAGAAAAAATTTGGGGAGGTAAAAAATTAGCTACAGAATTTGATTATGAATTAACAAGTGATCATGTTGGAGAGTGTTGGGCAATTAGTGCGCATCCTCACGGAGTATGTACTATTGAAAACGGTCCTTTTAAAGGAGAAAAGCTTGATACACTATGGAAAGAGCATCCTGAGTTATTTGGAAACCCAAAAGAAGTTGTATTTCCTCTACTAACTAAAATTTTAGATGCAAGTGATGATTTATCTGTTCAGGTTCATCCAGATGATGAGTACGGTCTAAAACATGAAAGTGAGTTAGGTAAGACAGAATGTTGGTATATTATTGATGCTGAGCCGGGAGCTGAAATTATTTATGGTCATCATGCTAAATCAAAACAAGAATTAGAAGAGATGATCAACTCAGGCCAGTGGGATGATCTATTGCGTAGGGTAAAAGTTAAAAGAGGTGACTTTTTCTTTGTACCAAGTGGAACGATTCATGCAATTGGTAAAGGCATCATGATTTTAGAAACCCAGCAAAGTAGTGATACAACATATCGTGTTTATGATTATGATAGACTAGATGATGAAGGAAATCCAAGAGATTTACACATTTGTGAATCTCTTGATGTGACAACTATTCCTCATATTGATCCAGTATTAAGTATTGAAGAAACACAAAATAAGCAAAGTAAATCAAGTACAACGACATATATTAAATCAGATTACTTTAATGTTTATGAATGGGATGTTGATGGAGAACTAAGCTTAGTGAAAGAAGCACCATACACGTTAATTAGTGTTCTAGATGGCTTTGGCTATGTGTCTTGGAATAATGGTCATCAAAAAGTTGACATTAAAAAAGGCCAACACTTTATTATGCCAACAGGTATTGATACATGGACATTTGAAGGTGATTTAAGAATAATTGCATCAGAACCTGGAACGAAAAATAGATAA
- a CDS encoding serine hydrolase domain-containing protein: protein MYHETIHFMKQMVDQQVTPGISYLLFKNKTILKGQIGVRELTPVVIPLTDKTVYDVASLTKVILTNSVILKLMEENILDVDSKLATYLPSWHETSVTIRQLLTHTSGINPFIKNRQELNQEALIQEILQLPVEEDKQGRSKSYTDTGTILLGLLLEEYYQQDVQTIFKQQVLQPLSMSCSGFDLTEIIDVAPTEYTKERGIIKGIVHDPKAFVLKEHCGSAGLFTNIDDTWLFAQMMLNKGVTVQGKEFLKATTINSLLKDWTQEAKLSRSLGWDLLYHLDDGHPLLYHTGYTGTFMILDIINQEVFIFLSNRVHPYDDNIQYLKERDELVKIYLKEQTKD from the coding sequence ATGTACCATGAAACAATTCATTTTATGAAGCAAATGGTTGATCAACAAGTCACACCTGGCATTAGTTATCTTTTATTTAAGAATAAGACGATTCTTAAGGGACAAATTGGTGTTAGAGAGCTAACACCAGTAGTGATCCCTCTAACAGATAAAACAGTGTATGATGTGGCCTCATTAACAAAAGTGATACTAACAAACTCAGTTATTTTAAAATTAATGGAGGAAAATATTCTTGATGTCGACAGCAAGTTAGCAACGTATCTACCAAGCTGGCATGAGACAAGTGTAACTATTCGGCAATTATTAACTCATACATCAGGAATTAATCCGTTTATTAAAAATAGGCAAGAGTTGAATCAAGAAGCTCTAATACAAGAAATACTTCAATTGCCAGTTGAAGAAGATAAACAAGGCAGGTCAAAGTCCTATACCGATACTGGCACGATTCTTTTAGGCTTATTGTTAGAAGAGTATTATCAACAAGATGTTCAAACTATTTTCAAACAACAAGTGCTACAGCCTTTAAGCATGAGCTGTAGTGGTTTTGATTTAACTGAAATAATAGATGTAGCACCGACAGAGTATACAAAGGAAAGAGGAATTATTAAAGGTATAGTCCATGACCCTAAAGCTTTTGTCTTAAAAGAACATTGTGGAAGTGCTGGTTTGTTTACTAATATAGATGATACTTGGCTATTTGCTCAGATGATGTTAAATAAAGGAGTGACAGTTCAAGGTAAGGAGTTTCTAAAAGCTACGACCATTAACTCCTTATTAAAGGATTGGACACAAGAAGCTAAGTTATCTAGATCTCTAGGGTGGGATTTGTTATATCATTTAGATGATGGTCATCCACTTTTATATCATACAGGATACACAGGGACTTTTATGATACTAGATATTATCAATCAAGAAGTATTTATCTTCTTATCTAATCGTGTTCATCCTTATGATGACAATATTCAGTACTTAAAAGAAAGAGATGAGTTAGTAAAAATTTATTTAAAAGAACAGACGAAGGACTAA